The proteins below come from a single Eriocheir sinensis breed Jianghai 21 chromosome 11, ASM2467909v1, whole genome shotgun sequence genomic window:
- the LOC126997124 gene encoding uncharacterized protein LOC126997124: protein MGLNCHFMTKPRKHRKRLELEALLDSIQNLEKDGKVETSNELQASIIAEASKQRGHYQSRQLEKRHREAAKQLRSKEEIIIRRADKTAAFVIMAKEEYLSKMDTILSDTSKFKKIRRNPTEDIKKKINATCRAINIATKSTRFPKLTGEFSPGYAYGNVKTHKTGNPLRPIISQIPTATYTVAKKLNEILAPFTPMSHALTSTNDFLEILRTAPPAENHIIASLDVESLFTNVPVNRTIQIIMDRVYRCEETEPLDIPEEDLRTLLEICTKEAPFTCPRGDMYCQVDGVAMGSPLGVLFANFFMGTIESMALKDQQPSIYARYVDDIFIRVKNIDELQKLKQQLSNISGLNFTFEESQEGRLPFLDVLVSPQDSGFNTSVYIKPTNTGLCLNGNSECPQRYRRSTINAYIRRAISHSSTWKNLHNELERITQVLVNNGYPNSEVTQAINCALEKWYNPATTSANQNNINLYYRNYMSTEYKTDERVIKDIIHKNVKPTNADQTISLIIYYKTSKTANLLIKNRQTPPPAPLQEDHVIYEHTCAIEDCGPHTYIGMTRTKLTRRLTCHLQNGAIKNHYTVKHKETLARSHLEDSTKILDKETDPRRLLFLEALYIEDLGPTMNTQAQDLQILPTQKRSNRKNNT from the coding sequence ATGGGATTAAACTGCCACTTTATGACTAAGCCTCGCAAACACCGGAAGCGTCTTGAACTCGAAGCCCTACTAGATAGTATCCAAAActtagaaaaagatggaaaagttgAAACTTCAAACGAACTTCAAGCATCCATAATCGCTGAGGCCTCCAAGCAAAGAGGACACTACCAAAGCAGACAACTAGAAAAGAGACACCGAGAGGCAGCCAAACAGCTACGCAGCAAAGAAGAAATTATAATCCGAAGAGCAGACAAGACCGCAGCATTTGTAATCATGGCGAAAGAAGAATACCTCAGCAAAATGGACACCATACTCTCCGACACCTCCAAATTCAAGAAAATACGCCGCAATCCTACAGaagacataaagaagaaaatcaacGCCACCTGCAGAGCCATCAACATCGCTACAAAGAGCACACGCTTTCCGAAGCTGACCGGGGAGTTTTCTCCCGGGTACGCCTACGGCAACGTAAAAACACACAAGACAGGAAACCCACTCCGCCCCATCATCTCCCAGATCCCGACAGCCACCTACACCGTCGCCAAGAAACTCAACGAAATCCTCGCCCCGTTCACCCCGATGAGCCACGCCCTAACGTCCACCAATGACTTCCTGGAGATCCTAAGAACTGCCCCACCTGCCGAAAACCACATCATTGCTTCTCTCGATGTCGAGAGTCTGTTCACCAACGTGCCCGTGAACAGGACTATCCAGATCATCATGGACCGCGTCTACAGATGTGAAGAGACGGAACCCCTAGACATACCGGAAGAGGACCTACGCACACTCTTAGAGATATGCACTAAAGAAGCTCCCTTCACCTGCCCCCGCGGAGATATGTACTGCCAAGTGGATGGTGTTGCTATGGGAAGCCCTCTTGGTGTGCTCTTCGCCAACTTCTTCATGGGAACCATCGAATCCATGGCCCTCAAGGACCAACAACCCTCCATCTACGCCCGATACGTCGACGACATATTTATCAGagtgaaaaacatagatgaactaCAGAAACTTAAGCAGCAGCTCAGCAACATCTCcggcctcaactttacctttgaaGAATCACAAGAAGGACGCCTGCCATTCCTCGACGTACTAGTATCTCCACAAGACTCAGGATTCAACACCTCAGTGTATATCAAACCAACAAACACAGGACTTTGCCTCAACGGAAACAGCGAGTGCCCGCAACGCTACAGAAGATCCACAATCAATGCATACATACGGCGAGCGATCTCACACAGCTCAACATGGAAGAATTTGCATAACGAATTGGAAAGAATTACACAAGTCCTTGTAAATAACGGCTACCCAAACAGTGAAGTGACCCAGGCCATCAACTGCGCCCTAGAGAAATGGTACAACCCTGCAACCACCTCTGCAAACCAAAACAACATCAATCTCTACTACAGGAACTACATGTCCACCGAGTACAAGACAGATGAAAGAGTGATCAAAGATATCATCCACAAGAATGTGAAACCAACAAACGCAGACCAAACCATATCACTCATCATCTACTACAAGACCTCCAAAACAGCCAACCTACTAATCAAGAAccgccaaacaccaccaccggcacctctTCAGGAAGACCATGTCATCTACGAGCACACCTGCGCTATTGAGGACTGTGGGCCTCATACATACATCGGGATGACACGGACAAAACTGACTAGGCGCTTAACATGCCACCTACAAAATGGTGCTATCAAGAACCATTACACAGTCAAGCACAAGGAAACCTTAGCACGCAGCCACCTAGAAGATTCAACGAAAATACTTGACAAGGAAACTGACCCACGCCGACTGTTGTTCCTGGAAGCCCTCTACATTGAAGATCTAGGGCCAACGATGAACACTCAAGCCCAAGATCTGCAAATCTTACCAACGCAGAAGAGAAGTaacagaaaaaacaacacctAG